In a single window of the Bacillus horti genome:
- the folE gene encoding GTP cyclohydrolase I FolE → MSRFDLDKIEKAVTMILEGIGDDPSREGIVDTPKRVAKMYAEVFAGLEQDPKEYFDVVFGEDHEELVLVKDILFYSMCEHHLVPFYGKAHVGYIPRGGKVTGLSKLARAVEAVARRPQLQERITTTVAEAIVDKLDPHGVIVVIEAEHMCMTMRGVRKPGAKTITSAVRGCFEHDAAARAEVMSLIKN, encoded by the coding sequence AATAGAGAAGGCAGTAACGATGATTCTAGAAGGAATTGGAGATGATCCAAGCAGAGAGGGAATAGTGGATACTCCAAAACGCGTAGCTAAAATGTATGCTGAGGTGTTTGCGGGGTTAGAGCAGGATCCAAAGGAGTATTTTGATGTTGTTTTTGGAGAGGATCATGAGGAACTGGTTCTTGTTAAGGACATTCTTTTTTACTCGATGTGTGAGCATCATTTAGTGCCCTTCTATGGAAAGGCCCATGTAGGCTATATTCCTCGCGGTGGGAAGGTTACTGGTCTGAGTAAGCTTGCTAGAGCTGTTGAAGCTGTAGCTAGAAGACCTCAGCTGCAGGAGAGAATTACAACAACAGTTGCTGAAGCTATTGTGGACAAGCTTGATCCACATGGAGTCATTGTAGTTATTGAAGCAGAGCATATGTGCATGACTATGCGTGGAGTGCGTAAGCCTGGAGCCAAAACAATTACATCGGCCGTGCGTGGCTGTTTTGAGCATGATGCGGCAGCTCGCGCTGAAGTAATGAGTCTGATCAAAAATTAA
- the mtrB gene encoding trp RNA-binding attenuation protein MtrB, producing MEKANDFLVIKAQENGVNVIGLTRGKDTRFHHSEKLDKGEVMFAQFTEHTSAVKVRGKAEIHTPYGVIYSEKPET from the coding sequence GTGGAAAAAGCTAATGATTTTCTCGTGATCAAGGCTCAGGAAAACGGAGTCAATGTTATTGGGTTAACTCGAGGAAAAGACACTCGCTTTCATCATTCAGAAAAGCTGGATAAGGGCGAGGTCATGTTTGCTCAATTTACAGAGCACACGTCAGCCGTTAAAGTTAGAGGTAAAGCAGAGATTCATACACCATATGGGGTTATTTACTCTGAAAAGCCAGAAACCTGA
- a CDS encoding heptaprenyl diphosphate synthase component 1, which translates to MILAQSQYSQVLQQLIREVQERAFHPFVQEYVTYPPINKLQLHLTYLFLTSIGVSERQKSIIVKSQLFVQLGLDTHDDVPIVTQEEQAVTTRQLTVLSGDYFSSYYYLFLAEHNEIDLIQKWAKAIQEMNELKMELHVNKAVFSETEYRYKLDKLKALLTEHVLSWFQAEEKWFQMNSLLTQLSFWKDIDENERQIDGLLAEINALLKGFSSESIQNELSLWLDGSQTTHSC; encoded by the coding sequence ATGATATTAGCTCAATCACAGTATAGTCAGGTATTACAGCAGTTGATTAGGGAGGTTCAAGAGCGAGCGTTCCATCCATTTGTACAGGAGTATGTAACATATCCACCAATAAATAAACTACAGCTTCATTTGACCTACCTGTTTTTAACTAGCATTGGTGTGAGTGAGAGGCAAAAGAGTATCATCGTAAAATCTCAGCTTTTTGTACAGCTCGGACTTGATACTCATGATGATGTACCGATCGTCACTCAGGAGGAACAGGCGGTTACAACTCGGCAATTAACTGTGTTATCTGGTGATTACTTTAGTAGCTACTACTATCTGTTTCTCGCTGAGCATAATGAGATAGACTTGATACAAAAATGGGCAAAGGCGATACAGGAAATGAATGAGTTAAAAATGGAGCTACATGTCAATAAAGCAGTGTTCTCCGAAACGGAGTATCGTTATAAGCTAGACAAGCTTAAAGCGCTTTTAACGGAGCATGTCCTAAGCTGGTTCCAAGCAGAGGAAAAATGGTTTCAAATGAATAGTCTGCTGACTCAATTGTCTTTTTGGAAGGATATAGACGAAAATGAGCGGCAAATAGATGGCTTACTTGCAGAGATAAATGCACTTCTTAAAGGCTTTTCTTCTGAAAGCATTCAGAATGAATTATCCCTTTGGCTAGATGGATCACAAACAACCCACTCTTGTTAA
- a CDS encoding demethylmenaquinone methyltransferase, giving the protein MDHKQPTLVKGVSEIPAQAILDISEKMEREEMTKQNQSKEQFVHQVFENIAPKYDFMNSLLSFRRHKAWRKFTMKKLNVQPGEKAMDVCCGTGDWTISLGQAVGSKGEVIGLDFSQNMLDIGEEKRKKEGNLEHVQYIHGNAMDLPSKDHSFNYATIGFALRNVPDIKKVLSEMKRVVKPGGMVVSLELSKPIFAPFKWVYYAYFNYILPLLGKLFANRYEQYSWLPESLKSFPDSRELARIFEEVGLERVETYLFFGGIAALHIGYKKDEEV; this is encoded by the coding sequence ATGGATCACAAACAACCCACTCTTGTTAAAGGTGTAAGTGAAATTCCTGCACAAGCTATTCTAGACATAAGCGAAAAGATGGAGAGAGAAGAAATGACAAAACAGAATCAAAGTAAGGAACAATTTGTTCATCAAGTATTTGAAAATATTGCTCCTAAGTATGATTTCATGAACTCATTATTAAGCTTTCGCCGTCATAAAGCATGGCGGAAATTTACGATGAAGAAATTGAATGTCCAACCTGGTGAAAAAGCGATGGATGTTTGCTGTGGGACAGGCGATTGGACGATTAGCCTAGGACAAGCGGTCGGCTCGAAAGGTGAGGTCATTGGCCTAGATTTCAGTCAAAATATGCTTGATATTGGGGAAGAAAAACGCAAAAAAGAGGGTAACCTAGAGCATGTTCAATATATCCATGGCAATGCGATGGATCTACCTAGCAAGGATCATTCCTTTAATTATGCTACGATTGGATTTGCCTTGCGTAATGTCCCTGATATTAAAAAGGTTTTGAGTGAAATGAAGCGTGTTGTAAAACCCGGGGGAATGGTTGTTTCACTAGAGCTATCAAAGCCGATATTTGCTCCATTTAAATGGGTTTATTATGCCTACTTTAATTATATTCTGCCTCTTCTAGGGAAGCTGTTCGCTAATCGCTATGAGCAGTATAGCTGGTTGCCTGAATCCTTAAAGAGCTTTCCTGATAGCAGGGAATTAGCACGAATCTTTGAAGAGGTTGGCCTTGAAAGGGTAGAAACGTATCTTTTCTTCGGAGGCATTGCTGCTCTTCATATTGGCTATAAGAAGGACGAAGAGGTGTAG
- a CDS encoding UbiA-like polyprenyltransferase, producing the protein MNKFKVILEMIKFEHTIFALPFAFVGAILGTQIAFQAGDGIHASSWPTWGQIFWIVLAMVGARSAAMALNRQIDRFIDAKNPRTSTRAIPAGKITSKEILLFIAGSFILLFVSAYMLNPLAVKLLPVAVFFLVLYSYTKRFTWACHYILGIAIALAPLGGWVGATGTLHWESVLLFLAILFWTAGFDIIYATQDTEFDKKANLYSIPSYFGVAKALWISRVSHVLAAGLLFSLYFFTPLGWIYLIGCFVAAGILIYEHSLVKANDLSKVDVAFFTMNGILSVVIFVFTITDLVILQ; encoded by the coding sequence GTGAACAAATTTAAAGTTATTCTAGAAATGATCAAGTTTGAGCATACAATATTTGCTCTACCCTTTGCCTTTGTTGGGGCTATCCTAGGGACCCAAATTGCTTTTCAAGCGGGTGATGGTATCCATGCTTCTAGCTGGCCAACATGGGGGCAGATTTTTTGGATTGTGCTGGCTATGGTCGGTGCAAGAAGTGCAGCTATGGCTTTGAACAGGCAAATTGATCGCTTTATAGACGCTAAGAATCCTAGGACTAGTACAAGAGCTATTCCTGCAGGGAAGATAACGAGTAAGGAAATCCTTCTTTTTATCGCTGGTTCCTTCATTCTTTTATTTGTTTCCGCTTATATGCTTAATCCACTAGCTGTTAAGCTTCTTCCTGTAGCCGTGTTTTTTCTTGTGCTTTACTCCTATACCAAAAGGTTTACGTGGGCCTGCCACTATATACTGGGGATAGCGATCGCTTTAGCCCCGTTAGGAGGCTGGGTGGGAGCAACGGGTACTCTTCATTGGGAGTCCGTACTGCTTTTTCTAGCTATTTTGTTCTGGACAGCAGGCTTTGATATTATTTATGCTACACAGGATACCGAGTTTGATAAAAAGGCTAACCTTTACTCCATTCCTAGTTACTTTGGTGTTGCTAAAGCGTTATGGATATCAAGGGTTTCTCATGTGCTAGCAGCAGGACTTTTATTTTCATTATATTTCTTTACTCCCCTAGGGTGGATTTATCTGATAGGCTGCTTTGTCGCAGCAGGAATCCTGATATATGAGCATTCCTTAGTAAAGGCTAATGACTTATCAAAGGTTGATGTGGCCTTCTTTACCATGAATGGAATACTTAGTGTAGTTATTTTTGTATTTACTATAACAGATTTGGTGATCTTACAATGA
- a CDS encoding UbiX family flavin prenyltransferase translates to MTNNVKEQTTQLTQKQGIAGERNQRIFAVGITGASGGIYGVRLTQNLLSLGHKVHLIITEAGWQVFKEELELDTSNREQVIEEQFLAYGGELHYHTLRDFNAPIASGSYQCEGMIIIPCSMGTLSGIAHGASGNLLERAADVMLKEGRKLILVPRETPLNQIHLENMLKVTQAGGKILPAMPGYYHLPKTMDDLINFLVGKALDSLQVEHNLFKRWGEE, encoded by the coding sequence ATGACAAACAATGTAAAGGAACAAACAACACAACTAACACAGAAGCAGGGAATAGCAGGTGAGCGTAATCAAAGAATTTTTGCTGTTGGTATTACCGGGGCCAGTGGTGGCATATATGGAGTTCGTCTAACTCAAAACCTTCTAAGCCTAGGACATAAGGTTCATTTAATTATTACTGAAGCAGGCTGGCAGGTTTTTAAAGAAGAGCTTGAGCTTGATACGTCTAATCGTGAACAAGTGATTGAAGAGCAGTTTTTAGCGTATGGCGGAGAGCTGCACTATCATACTTTGCGTGATTTTAACGCACCTATAGCTAGTGGTTCATATCAATGCGAAGGAATGATTATCATCCCTTGCTCTATGGGCACTTTATCAGGTATAGCACATGGTGCTTCAGGTAATCTTTTGGAGCGGGCTGCTGATGTTATGCTTAAAGAGGGTCGAAAGCTTATCCTTGTTCCGAGAGAGACCCCTTTAAATCAGATTCACCTAGAAAATATGCTAAAGGTTACCCAAGCAGGAGGAAAAATTTTACCTGCCATGCCAGGTTACTATCACCTGCCAAAAACGATGGATGATTTGATCAATTTCTTGGTTGGAAAAGCGTTAGATTCCTTACAGGTTGAACACAACCTATTTAAACGCTGGGGGGAGGAGTAA
- a CDS encoding menaquinone biosynthetic enzyme MqnA/MqnD family protein yields MLKVGKINYANALPVYFSLPIDQLKERMAFVSEVPASLNKKMLTGELDAGPISSFAYALNSKQYLVLPDLSVSSKGKVRSIFLFSKKPIHELNGASIALTSSSATSIALLKVILKSFIQIDVTYQTMTPSLTEMLQEHEAALLIGDDAIRANWQEPDLYTYDLGELWHKYTGKRMTFAVWVVQKTVASSRSVLIEELSQAFIESKRITVQNRQPLVEEACRMYGGSFAFWDQYFAGLSYDFTKDHIDGLETFYELSYQNGLLPEPSKVELWQPNKVICK; encoded by the coding sequence ATGCTAAAGGTCGGAAAAATCAATTATGCAAATGCCCTTCCCGTTTATTTTTCGCTTCCCATTGATCAATTAAAGGAACGCATGGCTTTTGTGTCAGAGGTACCTGCTAGCTTAAATAAAAAGATGCTGACTGGAGAGCTTGACGCTGGACCAATCTCTTCTTTTGCCTATGCTCTCAACAGTAAGCAATATCTTGTACTTCCTGATCTGTCTGTAAGTAGTAAAGGGAAAGTAAGGTCGATCTTCTTATTTTCAAAAAAACCGATTCATGAGCTTAATGGGGCCTCTATCGCTTTGACTTCAAGCTCGGCTACATCTATAGCTTTATTAAAGGTTATTTTAAAGTCTTTTATTCAGATTGATGTTACCTACCAAACGATGACTCCTAGCCTAACAGAGATGCTGCAGGAGCATGAGGCAGCACTGTTAATTGGAGATGATGCCATACGAGCGAATTGGCAGGAGCCAGACCTATATACGTATGATTTAGGAGAGCTTTGGCATAAGTACACAGGTAAAAGGATGACCTTCGCTGTTTGGGTTGTTCAAAAAACGGTAGCTTCCTCTAGATCCGTTTTGATAGAGGAGCTTTCACAAGCTTTTATAGAAAGTAAACGGATAACTGTACAAAATAGGCAACCCCTAGTTGAGGAGGCTTGCCGCATGTATGGGGGAAGCTTTGCCTTTTGGGATCAATACTTTGCTGGTTTGTCCTACGATTTTACTAAGGATCATATTGATGGTCTTGAAACATTCTATGAGCTGTCCTATCAAAATGGTTTGCTTCCAGAGCCAAGCAAGGTTGAGTTGTGGCAGCCGAACAAGGTAATATGTAAATAG
- the hepT gene encoding heptaprenyl diphosphate synthase component II translates to MNLLDIYKELKSDIQFIEDELSHSLDTSQAVLQESSVHLLHAGGKRIRPVFVLLGGKNGEYNLERLKHVAVALELIHMATLVHDDVIDHADTRRGQLTVKAKWDNRVAMYAGDYILAKSIEIICKLKDARIHHILAKSINEVCLGEIEQIRSLYNWDQNHRTYFLRIKRKTALLMAVCCQLGGLACDVSEKQSKALYYFGYYVGMAFQITDDILDFTGTEKQLGKPAGSDLLQGNITLPVLEAFKQGDTRQLVIKEMEQPKPDMPYVIKLIKKSGGIDQAKQVAQKYLAKARQALEALENSRSKEMFLKITQFIEKRDF, encoded by the coding sequence ATGAACTTATTAGATATTTATAAAGAACTTAAATCAGATATCCAGTTCATTGAGGATGAGCTGAGCCACTCTCTAGATACGTCTCAAGCTGTATTACAGGAATCATCTGTTCATTTGCTTCATGCTGGGGGAAAAAGAATCCGCCCTGTTTTTGTGTTGCTAGGGGGAAAAAATGGAGAATACAACCTTGAACGGCTAAAGCATGTTGCCGTTGCTCTAGAGCTGATTCATATGGCTACACTTGTTCATGATGATGTTATAGACCATGCAGATACAAGAAGAGGGCAGCTAACCGTAAAAGCGAAGTGGGATAATCGAGTGGCCATGTACGCTGGTGATTATATTTTAGCGAAATCTATCGAGATCATCTGTAAGCTGAAGGATGCTAGAATTCATCATATTCTTGCTAAATCCATTAATGAGGTGTGCTTGGGAGAGATTGAGCAAATTAGATCCTTATACAATTGGGATCAGAACCATAGAACTTATTTTTTGCGTATTAAAAGGAAAACAGCTTTACTTATGGCCGTCTGCTGTCAGCTTGGTGGATTAGCCTGTGACGTTTCAGAAAAGCAGAGCAAGGCTCTCTATTATTTCGGATACTATGTTGGCATGGCCTTTCAAATTACCGATGATATACTGGATTTCACAGGAACAGAAAAGCAGCTAGGAAAACCAGCTGGGAGTGACTTGCTCCAAGGTAATATTACCCTACCTGTATTAGAAGCGTTTAAGCAGGGGGATACCCGTCAGTTAGTGATTAAAGAAATGGAGCAGCCAAAGCCTGATATGCCCTATGTGATTAAGCTGATTAAAAAAAGTGGTGGCATTGATCAAGCCAAGCAGGTCGCCCAAAAATATCTAGCCAAAGCAAGACAGGCCCTTGAAGCTTTAGAAAATTCACGCAGTAAAGAAATGTTCCTCAAGATTACACAGTTTATTGAAAAGAGGGATTTTTAA
- the ndk gene encoding nucleoside-diphosphate kinase, which translates to MEKTFLMVKPDGVQRNLIGEIVQRFEKKGYQLVGAKLMHISKELAEEHYGEHKERPFFGELVSFITSGPVFAMVWQGDNVIKVAREMMGKTNPVDAAPGTIRGDYSVQVGMNIIHGSDSPESAEREVNLFFNESELVSYAKDINKWV; encoded by the coding sequence ATGGAAAAAACATTTTTAATGGTTAAGCCTGACGGTGTTCAACGTAACTTAATCGGTGAAATCGTGCAACGTTTTGAAAAGAAGGGCTATCAATTAGTAGGAGCTAAGCTTATGCATATCTCCAAGGAGCTTGCTGAGGAGCATTATGGTGAGCATAAAGAAAGACCTTTCTTTGGTGAGCTTGTAAGCTTTATTACATCCGGTCCTGTATTTGCTATGGTATGGCAGGGAGACAATGTGATTAAGGTAGCTCGTGAGATGATGGGTAAAACAAATCCTGTGGATGCAGCACCTGGGACAATCCGTGGTGACTATAGTGTACAGGTAGGCATGAATATTATTCACGGCTCTGATTCTCCTGAAAGTGCGGAAAGAGAAGTTAATCTTTTCTTTAACGAGAGTGAGCTTGTAAGCTACGCAAAAGATATCAATAAATGGGTATAA
- a CDS encoding CheR family methyltransferase: MEDQDFISFIHNVKAKSGIDLSLYKEAQMKRRLTSLREKRNYKTFGAYFEALHKDSSLFTEFLDKMTINVSEFFRNYNRWEVLENKILPQLYKENPKLKVWSAACSTGEEPYSLVMLMNKFKPLADIKVIATDLDENVLKKAKQGTYIERALQGVPKEYVNKYFKQDDWQFKISNEIKSRVQFSKQNLLSDKFEEKFDLILCRNVMIYFTDEAKATLYDKFSKALRPGGVLFVGSTEQIFHPDQFQLESVDTFFYRKTNR; this comes from the coding sequence TTGGAGGATCAGGATTTTATCAGTTTTATACATAATGTCAAAGCTAAGTCAGGTATTGACCTCAGTTTATATAAAGAAGCTCAGATGAAACGAAGACTTACATCCTTAAGAGAAAAAAGAAATTATAAAACCTTTGGTGCCTACTTCGAGGCGTTACATAAGGATTCTTCGCTATTTACTGAGTTTTTAGATAAAATGACGATTAACGTATCTGAGTTTTTCCGGAATTATAATCGTTGGGAGGTTCTTGAGAATAAAATCCTTCCACAGCTCTATAAAGAAAATCCTAAGCTAAAGGTTTGGAGTGCAGCCTGTTCAACAGGTGAGGAGCCATATTCTTTGGTCATGCTAATGAATAAGTTTAAGCCTTTAGCTGACATAAAGGTTATAGCTACAGATCTTGATGAAAATGTCCTCAAGAAAGCCAAGCAGGGCACATATATTGAACGGGCCTTGCAAGGTGTTCCGAAGGAATATGTTAATAAATATTTTAAACAGGATGATTGGCAGTTTAAGATATCTAATGAAATTAAAAGCAGAGTGCAATTCTCAAAGCAGAATCTTCTTTCAGATAAGTTTGAGGAAAAATTTGATCTCATATTATGTCGGAATGTGATGATCTATTTTACGGACGAGGCTAAGGCAACTTTGTATGATAAGTTTTCAAAGGCTCTTAGGCCAGGTGGGGTTTTGTTTGTCGGAAGCACGGAGCAAATTTTTCATCCAGATCAATTTCAGCTAGAATCAGTAGATACGTTTTTTTACCGCAAAACCAATAGGTAA
- the aroC gene encoding chorismate synthase, with amino-acid sequence MRYLTAGESHGPQLTAIIEGVPAFLPITTAEINNDLERRQKGYGRGRRMQIEKDQVQFVAGVRDGHTTGAPIALVVENKDWTHWQHIMTADHIDEENQGKRTVSRPRPGHADLNGAIKYKHRDMRNILERSSARETAIRVACGSLAKKLLSEFNIEVACHVRRIGPVEAAVPDLNELSIADIKRITEDSPVRCLDAEAAEKMMRAIDQAKEEGDSIGGVVEVIVTGVPIGLGSHVQWDRKLDGKIAQAIMSIQAFKGVEVGIGFEAAERPGSEVHDEIAWSEERGYYRKTNRLGGFEGGMTNGMPIVVRGVMKPIPTLYKPLQSVDIDTKEPFEASIERSDSCAVPAASVVAEAVVAWEVANAFCEKFGSDHIGEMKSLLQSYVEEAKQF; translated from the coding sequence ATGAGATATTTAACGGCTGGAGAATCACATGGTCCACAATTGACGGCTATCATTGAAGGTGTTCCTGCTTTTCTACCGATAACTACGGCAGAAATTAATAACGATTTGGAGAGACGTCAAAAGGGCTATGGACGTGGGAGAAGAATGCAGATTGAAAAAGATCAGGTTCAGTTTGTAGCAGGAGTTAGAGATGGTCACACAACTGGTGCTCCAATAGCTCTTGTAGTTGAGAATAAGGACTGGACACATTGGCAGCATATCATGACAGCTGATCACATTGATGAGGAAAATCAGGGCAAGCGAACCGTATCTCGTCCTCGTCCAGGTCATGCGGATTTAAACGGAGCTATTAAGTATAAGCATCGTGATATGAGAAATATTCTTGAGCGCTCAAGTGCTAGGGAAACGGCTATTCGTGTGGCCTGTGGCTCGCTGGCCAAAAAGCTATTAAGTGAGTTCAATATTGAGGTTGCCTGTCATGTTAGACGTATTGGGCCAGTAGAGGCAGCTGTCCCTGATTTAAACGAGCTTTCCATCGCTGATATTAAACGTATAACAGAAGATTCGCCTGTGCGCTGCCTAGATGCAGAGGCAGCAGAAAAAATGATGCGTGCTATTGATCAAGCGAAGGAGGAAGGCGACTCGATTGGTGGAGTGGTAGAGGTCATTGTTACGGGAGTTCCGATCGGTTTAGGCAGTCATGTTCAATGGGATCGTAAGCTTGATGGGAAAATAGCTCAAGCAATTATGAGTATCCAAGCGTTTAAAGGAGTAGAGGTAGGGATTGGCTTTGAAGCGGCTGAGCGTCCAGGCAGTGAGGTTCATGATGAGATTGCTTGGTCGGAGGAAAGAGGCTATTACCGTAAAACGAATCGCTTAGGAGGCTTTGAAGGTGGAATGACGAATGGGATGCCTATCGTTGTACGTGGTGTAATGAAACCAATCCCTACGCTATATAAACCTTTACAAAGTGTAGATATTGATACAAAGGAGCCTTTTGAAGCAAGTATTGAGCGCTCTGATAGCTGTGCCGTTCCTGCTGCGAGTGTTGTGGCAGAGGCCGTAGTGGCGTGGGAGGTAGCTAATGCCTTCTGTGAGAAGTTTGGCTCTGATCATATTGGTGAGATGAAAAGCTTACTACAAAGCTATGTTGAGGAGGCTAAGCAGTTTTAA
- the aroB gene encoding 3-dehydroquinate synthase, translated as MEALQTIQVKLGERSYPIWIGPHLLQELPSYLEKLKVTTKQKLLIVTDSHVEPWYLTGLKEGLEQAGYFVCSYTIPAGEESKSLQQYEQVLTYALEQKLDRRSIVLALGGGVVGDLAGFVASTFMRGVGFIQLPTTVLAHDSSVGGKVAVNHPLGKNLIGSFYQPLAVIYDTMTLKSLPKREVASGLAEVIKLGLIKDRSFLEWLAEHKVQLLGLEEPFLSHALGVACQIKADIVSKDEREEGIRALLNLGHTFGHALESLGGYGKYTHGEAVSIGMVMAAQTSEYVYGRDDLKQQVQEILSSYGLPVAYNTDWSEKQILDKMYLDKKVLAGALNLVLLEDIGNGKVVPDVAPELIINAIKAHK; from the coding sequence ATGGAGGCTTTACAGACGATACAGGTTAAGCTGGGAGAACGCTCCTATCCGATATGGATAGGTCCTCATTTATTGCAGGAGCTACCCTCATATTTAGAAAAGCTGAAGGTTACAACAAAGCAAAAGCTACTCATTGTAACGGATAGTCATGTTGAACCATGGTATTTGACCGGTTTAAAGGAAGGGCTAGAACAAGCAGGATATTTTGTTTGTTCTTATACAATTCCTGCTGGGGAGGAATCCAAATCCCTACAGCAATATGAACAGGTTCTCACTTACGCCTTAGAGCAAAAGCTGGATCGTAGAAGTATTGTTTTAGCTCTAGGTGGCGGAGTTGTCGGAGATTTGGCTGGCTTTGTAGCGAGTACGTTTATGCGGGGAGTTGGCTTTATTCAGCTCCCGACAACTGTACTAGCTCATGACAGTAGTGTGGGTGGCAAGGTGGCCGTGAATCATCCATTAGGGAAAAATTTAATCGGCAGCTTTTATCAGCCCTTAGCCGTGATTTACGATACGATGACTTTGAAAAGTCTACCTAAAAGAGAGGTGGCTTCAGGCTTAGCTGAAGTAATTAAGCTCGGTCTAATCAAGGATCGTAGCTTCCTAGAATGGCTTGCGGAGCACAAAGTTCAGCTTTTAGGTCTAGAAGAACCCTTTTTATCTCATGCGTTAGGGGTAGCCTGTCAGATTAAAGCTGATATTGTATCCAAGGATGAGAGAGAAGAGGGCATCAGAGCGTTGCTTAATCTTGGTCATACGTTTGGTCATGCACTTGAGTCACTTGGGGGGTATGGGAAATACACTCATGGAGAGGCTGTATCTATTGGTATGGTTATGGCTGCTCAGACAAGTGAATACGTCTATGGAAGGGATGATCTGAAGCAGCAGGTTCAAGAGATTTTGTCTTCCTATGGTCTTCCTGTAGCCTATAATACGGATTGGTCTGAGAAACAGATCCTAGACAAGATGTACTTAGACAAGAAGGTGCTGGCAGGAGCTTTAAACCTTGTATTGCTGGAGGATATCGGTAATGGAAAGGTTGTTCCAGATGTGGCTCCGGAGTTGATTATTAACGCGATTAAAGCCCATAAGTAG